ACCGCTCAGCGCTATGGGTCAGATTACATACGACTAGAGACCTAACGGTTATAAAGCTAACTATATGGATGATCTGCTGACCTCCCGCCTCTGTACCGCGCTGATGCGGATCGGCACCAAGATGGCGACCGGCTTCGACCAGCACTTCGCCGCGCTCGGTCTCACGCAGGCCCAGTTCCGCCTGTTGCTCGCCATCTGGGAGGAGGGAGGAGCACAGGGCATCGCCCCCTCGGTCCTGGCCGACCACCTGCTGATCGAACGCGCCACCGTCTCCGTCCTGGGGAACGCGCTGGTGGAACGCGGCCTGATCGAGCGCCGCCCCGGTGAGGACCGCCGTTCTCACCGGCTCGCCCTCACCCGGGAAGGAGGGGACCTGCTCCAGCGTGCTGTTCCGCGCGCCGTCGGCCTGGCCGATTACACGCTCGGCA
This genomic stretch from Deinococcus aestuarii harbors:
- a CDS encoding MarR family winged helix-turn-helix transcriptional regulator, which produces MDDLLTSRLCTALMRIGTKMATGFDQHFAALGLTQAQFRLLLAIWEEGGAQGIAPSVLADHLLIERATVSVLGNALVERGLIERRPGEDRRSHRLALTREGGDLLQRAVPRAVGLADYTLGTIEATQLLALREQLGLIEARLRDYTPPEE